Proteins from a genomic interval of Hippocampus zosterae strain Florida chromosome 14, ASM2543408v3, whole genome shotgun sequence:
- the LOC127614961 gene encoding phospholipid phosphatase 2-like — MTQQGKKVILVVVDVLCVFFAALPSAILTLMFRPYQRGIYCDDESINYPYRRDTISHGAMAAVTITSSIVIITTGEAYLVHTKRLHSNSQFNQYLSALYKIVGTFLFGAAVSQSLTDLAKFTIGRPRPNFLAVCAPSSCSGYQLHINCTGNPRNVTESRLSFYSGHSSFGMYCMLFLSLYVQARMQGKWTRLVRPTIQFFLVAFALYVGYTRVSDYKHHWSDVLVGLLQGALIAVLTVKYVSDFFKQRCKPACTRTDAIDGEHLESKPVPPRTNHYNYSPPV; from the exons ATGACGCAGCAAGGCAAGAAGGTGATTCTGGTGGTTGTGGATGTCCTCTGCGTGTTCTTCG CGGCCCTGCCCTCAGCCATCCTGACGCTGATGTTCAGACCATACCAGAGGGGGATCTACTGCGACGACGAGAGCATCAACTACCCTTACAGGAGAGACACCATCTCCCACGGAGCCATGGCCGCCGTCACCATCACCAGCTCCATAGTCATT ATCACGACCGGCGAGGCCTACCTGGTACACACCAAGCGTCTGCACTCCAACTCCCAGTTCAACCAGTATCTGTCAGCGCTCTACAAAATCGTGGGCACATTCCTGTTCGGGGCGGCCGTCAGCCAGTCGCTCACTGACCTGGCCAAGTTCACCATCGGACGGCCCAGACCCAACTTCTTGGCCGTGTGCGCCCCATCCAGCTGCAGCGGGTACCAGCTGCACATCAACTGCACCGGCAACCCGCGCAACGTCACAGAGTCCAG GTTGTCCTTCTATTCGGGGCACTCGTCGTTCGGCATGTACTGCATGCTCTTCCTCTCT ctATATGTGCAGGCGCGCATGCAAGGCAAGTGGACTCGTCTGGTGCGTCCCACCATCCAGTTTTTCCTGGTGGCCTTCGCCCTGTACGTGGGCTACACGCGCGTCTCCGACTACAAGCACCACTGGAGCGACGTGCTGGTGGGACTCCTGCAGGGGGCTCTCATCGCAGTTCTCACT GTGAAATACGTCTCGGACTTTTTCAAGCAACGCTGCAAGCCAGCGTGCACGCGGACGGACGCGATCGACGGCGAGCATCTGGAAAGCAAACCAGTCCCGCCGCGTACCAACCACTACAACTACTCCCCGCCCGTATGa
- the srsf5a gene encoding serine and arginine rich splicing factor 5a, translated as MSGSRVFIGRLSPHARERDVEKFFKGFGRIREINLKNGFGFVEFDDHRDADDAVYELNGKELCSERVTIEHARSRRGRGVVGSSGGGGGGSRMGGFSGYRQSRSSGSRYGPPVRTDHRLIVENLSSRISWQDLKDLMRKAGEVTFVDAHRPNKNEGVVEFASRSDMKNAISKLDGTELNGRKIKIFEDSRGHSRSRSRSRSRSYSRSRSRSRSRNRSRSRSRSRTPSRTPEKKAASGGSGTKAGDRSPSRSKSRSKSRSKSRSKSRSRSPRSRSRSPAPAQNNLSRSRSRSRSRSRSASAESKH; from the exons ATGAGCGGCAGTCGAGTCTTCATCGGCCGCCTGAGCCCACACGCCAGAGAGAGGGACGTGGAGAAGTTTTTCAAGGGGTTCGGACGGATCCGCGAGATCAACTTGAAGAATGGATTCGGTTTTGTG GAGTTTGATGATCACAGGGATGCGGATGACGCCGTGTACGAATTAAATGGCAAAGAACTGTGTAGTGAAAG GGTCACCATAGAACACGCTCGCTCCAGGAGAGGAAGGGGCGTCGTCGGCAGTAgtggaggcggcggcgggggctccAGAATGGGAGGCTTTAGTGGTTATCGGCAATCACGCAGTAGTGGCTCCAG GTATGGACCACCGGTGCGCACGGACCACCGGTTGATAGTGGAGAACCTGTCGTCACGCATCAGCTGGCAG GACCTCAAAGACCTGATGAGAAAAGCTGGAGAGGTGACCTTTGTTGACGCACACAGGCCCAACAAAAACGAAGG GGTTGTTGAGTTTGCATCCCGCAGTGACATGAAGAACGCCATCTCCAAGCTGGATGGCACCGAACTTAACGGACGCAAGATTAAGATCTTTGAGGACAGTCGCGG CCACAGCAGGAGCCGTTCTCGCTCCCGCAGCCGCAGCTACTCGCGCAGTCGCTCCCGCTCCCGCAGTCGCAACCGTTCCAGGAGCCGCAGCCGCTCCCGCACACCCAGTCGCACCCCGGAAAAGAAGGCGGCAAGCGGCGGCAGTGGCACCAAAGCCGGTGACCGCTCCCCCTCCCGCTCCAAATCCCGCTCCAAGTCTCGCTCAAAGTCCCGCTCGAAGTCCCGGTCCCGATCCCCGCGCTCCCGTTCCCGTTCGCCAGCCCCGGCTCAGAACAACCTGTCGCGCTCCCGCTCCAGGTCCCGCTCACGATCCCGCTCTGCCTCCGCTGAGAGCAAACACTGA